The segment tttaaaatactgtaatctCTAAATTGTAGAAACTGCTCCAGTACCTCAGCAAAGATGTTTTTACATCTTTTATGCTTGTATTTAACACTGGGGAAACTCTGCTGTGTGGACTACTTTGCAAATTTTATTGCAGTATTCTCAAATCACCAGCTTGACAcctaaaatctgtttttctgtggttattttcttttcccctgtgcAAAGACCTGAAGTTCTGATGTAGTTTAGctcagagatggaaaaaacagTGGAGCCAGCATTTTCACCTCGTTATCtgatttcaatttcttttgattttatttaagtaaaatcagtgaaagggaccacatttttcttgttctccatGGTCACAGGGAGTCAGCAGCCACGTCTCCCATCCATGTTGAGCGTTTCGTGCTTTCTTCCTGGGATGCAGTGCTGAAATGGAGGCCGGCTCTATTTCACCTGCATTCGGTCCGAGCCTGTGAGCTTCAAAGGGGTTGAAGAAATCAATGTGGTACGATACCAAGCTTCCCACAGAAAATTCCCTGCAGCCATTCCTCGCCTGGCTTGGGGACAGGCTGGCATTGCTCTGCATCCCGTTCGGCCCTCATGCTTCAGAAGAAGTGTGCACTGCACATGAGCTGTAACCTGCACAGAGTGCACCGTGGTAGATCCTGGAATAATGCTGTTTATTAACCCCCCAGGGAAAACGGCCCGTTGCACTTCCAGCTGCCCTGCCCCGCTCACCCTGTCCATGTGCCATTTCTTGAGAGGCAATAAATCGTATTGTACCACTGTCTACCATTACTCTGTTGAATACGCACATCTCtctggatatatatatatggtctctcgtgtatatatttatatactctGTGGAAGTGTGTGTGGGTATGCGTGCACACACGAGTCATGCTGTGCATTTCTGTCAGGGCACTTCAGTTCTGCTGTTCTTTAGCACTCCCTCCGTTCATGAGCTAGCGCAGCCCATGCAGCGGGGCTCTCTTAGGACAAGGGCACGTACATCTGAACAAACTGTGCTGGGGCTGAACGTCGTCAACAGCCCTTGCTTAAACGCTGCCCTGTTAAttgtagctttctttttctggggagcaggagggtaGGGTAGCTGCTGGTGGTGTGCTATAAAGCAGAGACGAGAGCTCCCAGAGGGTACCAGAAAGTCAGAagactgcagagaagaaaacaagatggCATAGCGATAGGAAAGCGGTTCAGGCAATGCACCGAGCTGCTGGAGGGGCGCTGAGTGGGCAGGTGAAGTGCTCAGCAGGCTGAGCTCAGAGTCCCCAGCTGTGCCTCACCACGGAAGATCACGAGCCCAGCGTGGTCCTGGCATGCCGCACAGGCACCAACTTTTGGCATTCCCCAGTTTAAGCTGCCACTGACTCCGAACACGATGTCTGCCTTTGTTCGTGGCTAATAGCTAGAGCAGGTTACGTGGAGGATGAAAAGAGAAGTTAAATGGGAAAATTTcttatatgtgtgtgtgtgtatacatgtacGTATATACATACACTTCTGGTGCATTCTTTATTCCGCTAGGCACGTGTGCTTTGTTACTCAAGTCCTGTGAACAGAGGACAGCCTTGTTCTTCCCCTGGGTGCCTGCTGTGGGTTTCTGGTGAATCTGGCTGTGGTCTTGTCTCGTAGCAGAGGGGCGAGAGCCATGCTGGCCAAATGGCTGCCCTCAAACACGAGCTCCTCAAGCTGTGAACACCCTTTCTTCTAACCTCCTCCTTTGTCCTCTAAAGACCCCAACATCTTAGTGAGACGTTTGGCACGTTGGGGGATAAAAATGGTTCTTTTGTGCGTCAGGTCGTTCATCCAGCCTCGATCTTTACACcatggggcagagcagccctgaagcccagccagctcagcagcacGCCAAACACGGGCTCTCTTCTTCGTGCTACCAGAGAATTTGGAGTcaattttctttcccccccctttCGAAAGGTCTCCTGCAAGCTTTTTAGGAGAGGCTTGGGTTTGGTTGTGGCATCCAGGAGCTGAGCTCCTGCCCCTGGGACCGTCCTGTGCCAGGGACGAGGAGCGTTGGGTGCCcgggcagggatgctgctgcgTGTCCCTCTGCTGTGGTTGTTTCAGTTTGCACTTTTAAGAGTCGATTGAGCCGGAGTCTGTTGAGAAATGTACGTGAGGCACTTCAGAGGGTTGTGGGTAGCTGTTTAtagccaaaagaaaagaaaaaaaaagctgatagaTCTGGTGGTTGTAGTAAACATCACCCCACCGGGGAAAGATGGCAGCAGATAACCCCGATTCCTGTTGTGCAACGCAGCTCAGCCAGCTGCGCCTGTGCCGTCGCCTTGCCGCATCCctcccctgcccggccccgctctgctggggaaggaaaggCCTTTGTCAGCGAGAGAGAGGGACTTAGTGAATGAGATCTGCCGGCAAACAAGCACCTTAACCACTGAGCCGTGGGTCTCTGAATACTTGCACTTCACCCGCAGGCTCCTCGGGGGGTGGAGGAAGGCAGTTTGGCACAGGACCGTTTGCTTTGCACCTACCCGGTGGCCTCGAAACATCCCGAAGCCATGTCCTAGAACAACCCGGCACCGGTTCcctctctgcttgctttctccGAGTGCACACACCGAGTCCGGACACCCGGGGTAACCCGGCCAGGAGCGGCGGGCGCTGCCACCGCTGACGTGAACGAAGCCGGGGTGCCCGCCACCCCGCCtcacccctctgctcccctgctccccacccctGAGTACGGGTACCTCAGAACATGCACAGTTTGAATTTTTCACTGACAATTAGTTTAATTATTGTGAGTGAAAACAATTGTAATTATCTGTAAATATGTAGTTAACAAATTGACctagtttctgtattttttaagtttttgtaCTAAAATTTATAGATACAGTATGTGCCAGCTAGCAGAAAGCTACTGTAATTGCCAGTCGTAGTTCAGCATGCGTCTAATCCCTGAGACTTGTCGAAGTGACACTGTAAGGATTTGTGCTTAAATATTGCGAGCTGGGGAGGCGGGAGCTGCGGCCGCAGCCGCCGAGCGGGCCGAAGGACTTCTTCCGAAGCTCAGCCGCGCCTGGCAGCTTCACGAGGTCAGTGGGGTTCCCTGCTCTTACTGCTcgtctcctccttcccctccgtGTTCTGTGCAGGTGCTGTAATGTAGGCAGTCCGAGGGACGGCAGCGGTGGCTTGGAGCTTTTTCTGGGGCTGAACTCCATGGGAACTGAGTTCAGTTTCTTTGCTGCGGTTTTAATATCGTCTTCTTACTATATTTTTCAGCCTCTGTAGAAATGATacgtttttttcccccattctaAATGCTTTTGTCTTAAGCCCGAGCTCATctaaactggaggaaaaaaaaaaaaaaaagaaaaaaaaaagaatttcgCTTATGATCATTGCCTGCTTTTAGCGCCAGGATCGCGCATTTCTATGGCAACTCTGAGCTCGGCAGAGCTCAGGCACCAGCGCAGTTGTCAAGGAGCTGAAGGACgcggctgctgcttctgcatggCTCGGCCGCAGCCGCGATGGGCGAGCGTCTCGGCGAGACACGGGCGCCCGCGTGGGGCTCGTGGCCGCCGGCGTCCCTCGGCAGCACGCGGTCGTCGAGCCCTGGTCGTCCCCAAAGACCTGTCGCCAAGTGAGGGGTGGGTTCCCCCTGCCGCGCTGCCTCAGGGTGCCTCTGCGACCCGTCCCGCCTCCGCTCCTCGCCTCGTGGCAGAGGCAAGTCTGCAAGTGGAGACTGGCTTTGCCGCGTGTCCTGGGAAGCTACGAGCAGAGGAGGGCGGAGCGCGGGTGAGGCCGTGCTCTCGAGGGCTGGTTTTCCAGTCGCCCCCATCGGTCCTTGGGGACGGGAGCTTTTTAAGGACTCAAGCGGCATCAGAGAAGGAGAGGCATCCTCGTGCGTACGGGTTTGGCTTCTGGCAAGCAAACCACCTGCttcctttcttcagctttcctttcctcctaACCCCTCGCAGCTCTTCCCCTTGCTTGCTTGGAACAGGAACATTTTTACCTGCCTAGGAACAGCTAACCGTGGGGGCAGACCCGATGTAAATACTTAACCGTTACAAAGTGAAGTGTGTATAACATAAAAGGCTACAGCCATTTTGGTGACTTGTGAATGCTTGAGAAGGTCGTGTTAACGCGTGGGTTGCTCAGTCCTGCTTGTGGTGCCGCAGACACCATTGAGCCATCGACACCGCGAGGCGAACAGTTCGGGCGAGGATGGACTACCTTGCGTAAGTTAGCCGTGAGACCCCCTTGGTTTAGTGTACGAGAGGGTAGCGTAACGTGTGTAATAAGGGTAGGAGAAGCTGTGTGAGGTGTGTAtagtgtatattttttaaaaaatagcttgcTTGTATTGTGAagattttaaagacaaactTGAGAATTCTAGCCTAACTATTAACACAAGTTTAACATCAGTTACCCCACTGGGTTCAGAGCCTCTTGAATGTATATTCCTTTTTGTAACCTAAATGACCTATTCTTCTACCAGTCAGCCAGACAtcctatttatatttttaattttatatattactttccatttgttttcattatttccagCATGttcctggttttggtttttgtttgtttggggttttgttttgtttctttttgcacaAGCATTGTGTGAAGTCAACGAAATGTTAACTCGAACCTGGTATTTTCCAACCTGtttccccacccccttcctctcctccacccctgtttttttcctccaccatCCATTTGGGTTTTTCTGGGATGGGATGCAGCGGGTGGGAGGAGGGGATGgctattttccatttgcagcTTCTGTGCAAATGCCAGATCTTTTGCCAGTCAACTAAAAGCGCTTTACTTGCTggttgctttaaagaaaaaaaataaaaaataaaaatgtaacctTATCAGTGGAAGTAGACCATGGCGGGAGGAGGGGAAGTGCACACCTGTAGCGACACCAGTCTAGCTTTGGCTGcgaaacaaaagcaaaccctTTCTGGCGAGGCCTCAAGGCTGCTTCCAGCCCCTCGGGCATACCGTGCCCCGCGGGGGCCAAGGTTTTGCCGGGCTGGGATGGGGCCGGCGGAGCGATGTGCCCTGGGCTTGCTCCTACCCCCCGGTGCCTGCGTGTTGGAGTGCACAGAGCCCAGAGCTGCCTATTGACGGCAGCGAGGCCGTGGCTGctttccccatcctcctcctcctcctcttcttcctcctctcccccatcAGGACGTCCAGCTCCCCACCAAGAGCTCGCCCAGCGCCGCGGGGTTTCATCCAGGTACAGCAACGCAGCTTCGGCAAAGCCAGGCTGCTGCGGGGGGTCTGGGAAAGGCACCCGCCGTCGTGgttctgtgctgcagagcatcaggtagaaaaacacacacatatctGCTGTTTTACTATGAACACTGGTCTGAGGGTTCCAGGCCCAGCGCTGACGGTGGTGGGCCGCGAAGGATTTAAATAGGGGAATTGAACGCCTTCCTGCTTCCATGTCTGGTAGCACCAGCTGGTATGAGTGAATCTACAGGTGTGCGTTTTCCTTCTGGTAGAAAATGCCACGAGCACTAACTGGTAAGGCTTAATGTACAGTATATTGTCAGTATTCTGGTATTCTTCTGGTTCAACATACATTATAGCTCATATATAACCTGTATTAATTGTATAGATTGTGCATTTAAAGCTGTTACCAAGTTGTCAGAAaataagagaagagaaaaaaaaaaaaataaggtcatatgtaatattttgtttgtaagtATCCTTTGTATCATagcaaaggaaatgttaaaaaaaaaaaaaaatcaactgtaaTAAAGTAATTTTAGTACACGGAGTGTCTGCCTGCGTTCCTGAGCTGgtgatggggtggggggggggtggggggggctaCCTGGTGTAGGACCGCTGCCAGGTGAaggcggggggctcggggaggggaACCCCCCATCGACGGTGCTGCAGCACCCCGGTCCTCCGCTCCTCCGCCCGCAGGAACTCGCCGATGGCCCTGAAGTACTCCAGCACGGCCTCGTGGCCCCAGCATCGCCCGGGGCCGCGCTGGGGGAAGCCGCAGTGGCCCCCGCGCGGGgtgagcagcaggaagaagtaGGGGCTGCTGCGGAACAGCTCCACGGGCAGCGTGCGGGCAGGGGGCCCGCGGACGGGGTCGTCGGCGCTGCAGACGCAGAGCACGGGCACGGCCACCTCGTCGGCGTCGCGCAGGGGCTCGTTGCGCTCCCAGTAGGCTTCCCAGCTGGCGGGGCGGCTCTCGGTCCCGCAGAAGAGGGCttcctccagctcccgcagcgaGCGGCTGCCCAGCAGCTTGGCCACGTCCACCGCCTCGGCCAGGGCGCCCGCGTACCTGCGGGTACGGCacgggctgggggcact is part of the Cygnus atratus isolate AKBS03 ecotype Queensland, Australia chromosome 20, CAtr_DNAZoo_HiC_assembly, whole genome shotgun sequence genome and harbors:
- the ABHD15 gene encoding protein ABHD15; the protein is MGWAGYAGALAEAVDVAKLLGSRSLRELEEALFCGTESRPASWEAYWERNEPLRDADEVAVPVLCVCSADDPVRGPPARTLPVELFRSSPYFFLLLTPRGGHCGFPQRGPGRCWGHEAVLEYFRAIGEFLRAEERRTGVLQHRRWGVPLPEPPAFTWQRSYTR